The uncultured Sunxiuqinia sp. genomic sequence ACGAAGCGATCAAGTCAACTTCTGTTAATTTTTTTCCAAGTCTGTTTTCCTTGATATAATCCTTTAATATTTCACTCAGTTTTTGTGTATTGCTCCGTCTCATTTTGTTACCTCGTTTACTGTTCCGTCGTTTACCTGAAAAATTTTAAAATCAGCCTCAATCTCCTCAATCATCTGATCTAAATGCTCCCGATTGGTATCAGTTATAAATATCTGTCCAAAATGATCGTCTGCCACTAATTTCACAATTTGCTCTACCCGATATTTATCCAGTTTATCGAAAATATCATCTAGTAGAAGAATAGGGGTCATTCCCGATAAATCCTTGATAAAATCAAATTGCGCTAGTTTTAGAGCAACCAAGTAGGTTTTCTTTTGTCCCTGCGAACCAATTTTTTTTATGGGATAATCTCCTAAATTGAAGAGAATATCGTCCTTATGAATTCCAACCGAAGTATATTGTAACATGCGGTCTTTGGGTATCGACTCTTTTAACAGCTCAGCAAAGTCGTGGTCGTAAAGTTTTGATTCGTGTACCATCTCAATTCGTTCTTTCCCTGAAGAAATCAACTCATAATAATGCTGAAAAATTGGCTGTAATTTTTGCAAATATTCAACCCTTTTTTCATGAATCAGTTTTCCGTAATGAACCATCTGGTCACTCCACACTTCGAGGCTTTCTTCGCTATAAAAGCGATCGGCAGTAAACTGTTTCAATAGTTTATTGCGCTGTAATAACGCTCTGTTGTAACGAATAAGATTATCAAGATAAACCTGATCGTACTGCGAAATAATCGAATCAAGAAAACGCCTGCGTTCATCACTACCTCCTAAAATCAAATTCATATCTGATGGCGTGACAATAATTAACGGAAGCAAGCCGATATGCTCCGATAATTTTTTGTACTCTTTCTTATTTCGTTTGAAATGTTTCTTTTGCCCCCGCTTCAAACCACAGTAAATATTTTCTTCTTTCTCCAATCGATGGTATTTCCCGTGAATAACAAAAAACTCTTCATCGTGCATAATATTCAGTCCATCAATGGAGCTGATAAAACTTTTGCAAAACGATAAATAATAAATCGCATCCATCAAATTTGTTTTTCCGGCTCCATTATTACCAATAAAACAATTCAGATTTGCAGAAAATTTCAGATCAGCTTCCCCGAAATTTTTAAAATTAACCAGCGATAGATTTTTAATATACATGAAGAAAAATTCTTTAGGCCAAACAAAACTAAGAAAATAAAAAATGAAGCATGAGGCATTTTGTTTTCTGTTGAAAAAAATAATTGACTATGGCTGTATTTCGGGTCTGAATAAGGATTCTATCGGTTTTAGAAACGATAATAACAGCGACATGTTGATTAATATTAAATTTTATAAACCTTTCCTGCTCTTTATTTTATAAAAAAACATATTTTTGCGTCACAAAATTGGAATAATCTATTTAAAAGATGGCAAAAAATAAGGACACCAGAGAGCAAGATGGCTTTTCAGAAGTTGAAAGTACGTTGACAAAAACTGAGCAGATCATTGAAGACAACCAAAAAATTCTAGTAATTGTTGTTGGCGTAATTGTAGCAATTGTAGTCGCTTACCTTGGTTTTACAAGATTATATATTCAGCCTCGTGAACTGGACGCCCAAGAGCAAATGTTCATGGCGGAGCAGTATTTTGAAAAAGATTCTTTCAATCTGGCAATTAATGGAGATGGAAATTACCTTGGTTTTTTAGACATTATAGAAGACTACGGAATGACCGATGCTGGAAACCTGTCTAATTATTACACAGGAATCTCGTATTTGAAATTAGGAGAATATGAAGCAGCGCTGGATTATTTGAACGAATTTGATACAGATGATCTGTTGTTAGTTCCGGTTACCGAAGGAGCAAAAGGCGATGCCTATCTCGAACTTGGTGAATCAGACAAAGCTCTGTCTGCCTATAAAAAAGCTTATAAAGCTTCGGAAAACGAATTCACCACGCCTATTTACATGATGAAAGCGGCTAACTTATTGGAGGAAGAAGGGGATTTGGACGATGCGTTAGAAATTTATCAAACTATAAAGGAAAAGTATTCAACGTCAAATGAAGGACGCAGCGTTTCAAAATACATCGCTCGCGTAGAAATTAAGCAGAATAAATAACATCAATTAATATATTTCTGAAAATCCCCTCATCGCAGGGGATTTTTTATTTTTGTAGAAAAATTAAAAGTATGGCAACAAAAAATTTATCAGCATACGACATCGAATCTGTTCCTTTGGCAAAAGGTTATAAAGTTGGAATTGTAGTCGCTGAGTGGAATTATGAAATTACAGGCGCTCTTGCACAGGGAGCTATTAACACTTTAAAGAAGCATGATGTTGCAGACGATGACATCCAGATTAAGCATGTGCCGGGAACTTTTGAGCTTCCGCTTGGAGGACAGTTTCTTGCTGAGTATAGCGATGTTGATGCAATCATACTGATTGGTTGTGTTATTCAGGGAGATACTCGTCATTTCGATTTTATTTGCAATGGCGTAACTGCTGGAACAACTGATTTAAACCTAAAATATAACAAACCCTTTATTTTTGGGGTTCTAACAACCAACAACGAACAGCAGGCTTTAGATCGTGCCGGCGGTAAACTAGGTAACAAAGGCGACGAAGCTGCAATTACAGCAATCAAGATGATTGCACTTCAGAAAGAAATGAAAGCATAAAAAAAAGGGGATCAACCAAATCCCCTTTTCATTTTCTACTAACTAAAACTAAACCCCTTTTCAACTAGTTTACTTTCCTGGTCTGACACTGCCTCCTCGTTGATCGGACGAACGTCTTTTCTTCATTCGCTCTTGTCGTTGTTTCTGCATTTCATCAAACTTTTCAGCTTGCTCTTTTGTCAAGAGACTACGAATTTCAACATTTCTGTTTTTCATCGTTTCGCGCATTTTAGGAAATAAGGCCTTGCGAGCGTCCTCGTCAGCAGCGTTTTTCATCTCCTCACGCATCTTTTCGAATGTTGCCTGATACTTTTTATTGATCTCGTGCAGCTTGACTTGTTGAGCTTCATCAAGCCCAAGTTCCTCCACCATTCTCTTTTCCATTTCTTCAGGACTCTTACGTTGACCCTGTCCTGGCTGTGCATAGCTAAATCCGACAACGGTAATCAATAAAACAACCAATAATTGTATTCTTTTCATTGGAATATTTTTAAATGTTTAGTTTTATTGACTCTAAAAAACTCATTTCGTTTAATCACCACATTTCCTTTCATGAAAGATTCCACTATTTTTACCCAAAAGATAGAATTATGCAAGCAATGATTTTTGCAGCCGGACTAGGAACACGGCTTCAACCACTTACTAATGACAAACCGAAAGCACTGGTAGAAATTAATGGGAAAACTCTGCTCGAACGATGCATCGTGAATTTGCAAATGCATGGAATTCAAAAAATCATTGTCAATGTTCATCATTTTTCGGAACAAATTATCGCCTTACTTGAGGAACGGACTTTTTCAGGGTTAGACATCCAGATTTCAGATGAAAGCGAGATGCTTTTAGATACCGGAGGAGGGGTTTTAAAAGCTGCTCCGTTATTCGATAGTCAGCAGCCTATTTTATTACTGAACGTTGATGTGCTGACAAACCTTTCTTTTCGAGAACTACGATCTTACCATCAGCGAGAAAAGGCTCTTGCAACTTTGGTTGTTCGCAGGCGTGACACCTCGCGTTATTTGCTTTTTGACAACAATCGACAACTAACGGGATGGAAGAACTACAAAACGGGTGCAACAAAAATTTCGAAGCCCAATGAGTTTGAACAATCATCCCCCAATGCTTTTAGCGGTATTCAGATTATTCAGCCCGAATTATTGAATCTCATCGAAGAGAAGGGCAAGTTTTCGATTATCGATTTATACTTGCGCTTGGCAAAATCGAACTCGATTAAAGCTTTTATTGATGACCATTCAATATGGATGGATTTAGGGAAGTATGAACAAATGAACGAAGCCGAACAACTGGTCAAACAGCTGGATTTAAAATAAATAAATGGCGAAGTACGTCAATACTTCGCCATTCAGTATCTAATGCTTTAGTAGGCTATTCTTTGGGTTTGAAAACCACATCAATCAAATCTGCTCCTTCGAAGAAAGAAGCTGCAAACTTCTGAATATCTTGTTTGGTCATTTCATTCAGTAGCCCTTCGTAATTAGCGGGATCTGCCAAGTTTATACCAGAATAATAGTAGTTATATAATGAGCTCATCCAGAAACTATTATGCTCTAAAGACTGCTGACGATCTTTCAACAAATTTGAAACGGTCTTGTTAAAGTCGACATCCGTTGGGCCTTCTTCGATAATTTTATTGATTTCCTGATAAATCAACGATTTGAGCTTTTCTGTTCTGCTTGGATCGCAATCAAACATGATTTTAACTTGAGCTCGCTCAACCGGATATTGGCTCAATCCACTTCCAACACGAACGCCATAAGTTCCACCTTCATCTTCACGCACCGACTCGGTATAACGTAAATCAAGAATACCTTTCAGAACCTTCATCGCCAGAATGTTTTCCTGATTGTATTCAATATCATTTACATAGGTTACATTTACATTGGCTTTGGGCGTTTCAAATGCAATCGGTATAACTTTATCTGTTTTTCCTTCCGGAGCTCTTATGCCACGGTCAACCCAGTTTTCTTCACGATCATTATCGGTTAATGATCCGAGGTATTTCCTTACCAATTCCTTCACGACTTCCTGCTCAATATTACCGACAATAAAGAAGGTAAAATCTCCCGCATCCTGAATACGATCTTTATAAATCGATTCGATTTCTTTGAAATCTACCTCTGCCAAATATTCAAGATTCATTGTTCTCACACGTGGATTGTAGTCACTCAAGATGTAAGTTAGCGAATCCTGCATAATTTTCTGCGGATTTTTAGCCATATTCGATATGTAGGCTATATATCGAGACATTAATGCATTATGCGCTTCCTCATCAAATCGTGGTTTTTCGAAGTATAAATAAACGAGCTGTAGCAGTGTTTCAAAATCCTTTGGAGTACTTGAGCCGTTAAATCCTTCGGCCAATGAAGACAACGTTGGTGACACTTCAACTTTTTTACCTGTTAGCATTTTTTGTAAAGTGATTGCATCAAAGTCTCCAACCCCATAAGCACTAACAAAAGTCTGTGCCATTCCTGCTGATGGCACCATATCATTTTCAACTTTTGAGGTTCCTCCGTCACTGTATGCCATGAGAGAAACCGCATCTTTTTCATAATCGGCATGACGAAAAATGACTTTTACATTATTTGCGAGCGTCCATTCAACAGCATCAAAAGCATCTAATTTCTTGGTGTTGACAATTTCAGCCCCCTTCAAGTTTTTATCGATAAGAGAAGCTCCGCCAGCAGCATCAACATAAGGTTTAATCTCCATGGATTCTACTTTTGCAATAATGTTTTTTGCTTCAGTTTCTGTCAAGTGCTCTGCATCGGTTGGACCTGTTATAACAATGGTTCTGTTTTCTTCTTTTATCCACTCTTTGGCCTTTTGGGAAACCTCTTCAGCTGTTATAGTTGGAAGTAACTGCTTGGCAAATTCATATTCAATATCAATCCCAGGAGCGGGAGTCATTGTCAAATAATATTCGGCATAC encodes the following:
- a CDS encoding nucleotidyltransferase family protein; amino-acid sequence: MQAMIFAAGLGTRLQPLTNDKPKALVEINGKTLLERCIVNLQMHGIQKIIVNVHHFSEQIIALLEERTFSGLDIQISDESEMLLDTGGGVLKAAPLFDSQQPILLLNVDVLTNLSFRELRSYHQREKALATLVVRRRDTSRYLLFDNNRQLTGWKNYKTGATKISKPNEFEQSSPNAFSGIQIIQPELLNLIEEKGKFSIIDLYLRLAKSNSIKAFIDDHSIWMDLGKYEQMNEAEQLVKQLDLK
- a CDS encoding insulinase family protein gives rise to the protein MRRLKSILLLFVTLPVLAQSEFKSTDQVPLDPNVKTGVLENGMTYYIRHNEEPKDRASFYMIQNVGALLENDDQNGLAHFLEHMAFNGTENFKGKGILNTLQNHGVAFGRNINAYTAFNQTVYNLSEVPTTHDGLVDTCLLVLHDWSNYLLLTDEEIDAERGVITEEWRTRRNASFRLRNQWFPVLFKGSKWAVRDVIGDTTVIRYHTPKTLRDFYHDWYRTDLQAIAIVGDINVELVEQKVKEIFSPIPAVKDAEERPTFKIPSHDETYFVVATDEEATQSNISVFILEENNDGKPKTYEDLKNHYIQSLYNSMSGMRIQELLQKGEPPFIMGSTNISGFVRGYDTYSIAATANPNNEARALEAIMTETERIKRYGFAESELERAKTNFLTELESHYKQKDKISNDSYAREYAEYYLTMTPAPGIDIEYEFAKQLLPTITAEEVSQKAKEWIKEENRTIVITGPTDAEHLTETEAKNIIAKVESMEIKPYVDAAGGASLIDKNLKGAEIVNTKKLDAFDAVEWTLANNVKVIFRHADYEKDAVSLMAYSDGGTSKVENDMVPSAGMAQTFVSAYGVGDFDAITLQKMLTGKKVEVSPTLSSLAEGFNGSSTPKDFETLLQLVYLYFEKPRFDEEAHNALMSRYIAYISNMAKNPQKIMQDSLTYILSDYNPRVRTMNLEYLAEVDFKEIESIYKDRIQDAGDFTFFIVGNIEQEVVKELVRKYLGSLTDNDREENWVDRGIRAPEGKTDKVIPIAFETPKANVNVTYVNDIEYNQENILAMKVLKGILDLRYTESVREDEGGTYGVRVGSGLSQYPVERAQVKIMFDCDPSRTEKLKSLIYQEINKIIEEGPTDVDFNKTVSNLLKDRQQSLEHNSFWMSSLYNYYYSGINLADPANYEGLLNEMTKQDIQKFAASFFEGADLIDVVFKPKE
- a CDS encoding DNA replication/repair protein RecF, which produces MYIKNLSLVNFKNFGEADLKFSANLNCFIGNNGAGKTNLMDAIYYLSFCKSFISSIDGLNIMHDEEFFVIHGKYHRLEKEENIYCGLKRGQKKHFKRNKKEYKKLSEHIGLLPLIIVTPSDMNLILGGSDERRRFLDSIISQYDQVYLDNLIRYNRALLQRNKLLKQFTADRFYSEESLEVWSDQMVHYGKLIHEKRVEYLQKLQPIFQHYYELISSGKERIEMVHESKLYDHDFAELLKESIPKDRMLQYTSVGIHKDDILFNLGDYPIKKIGSQGQKKTYLVALKLAQFDFIKDLSGMTPILLLDDIFDKLDKYRVEQIVKLVADDHFGQIFITDTNREHLDQMIEEIEADFKIFQVNDGTVNEVTK
- the ribH gene encoding 6,7-dimethyl-8-ribityllumazine synthase, which translates into the protein MATKNLSAYDIESVPLAKGYKVGIVVAEWNYEITGALAQGAINTLKKHDVADDDIQIKHVPGTFELPLGGQFLAEYSDVDAIILIGCVIQGDTRHFDFICNGVTAGTTDLNLKYNKPFIFGVLTTNNEQQALDRAGGKLGNKGDEAAITAIKMIALQKEMKA
- a CDS encoding tetratricopeptide repeat protein yields the protein MAKNKDTREQDGFSEVESTLTKTEQIIEDNQKILVIVVGVIVAIVVAYLGFTRLYIQPRELDAQEQMFMAEQYFEKDSFNLAINGDGNYLGFLDIIEDYGMTDAGNLSNYYTGISYLKLGEYEAALDYLNEFDTDDLLLVPVTEGAKGDAYLELGESDKALSAYKKAYKASENEFTTPIYMMKAANLLEEEGDLDDALEIYQTIKEKYSTSNEGRSVSKYIARVEIKQNK